The nucleotide window GCTTGGAACGGTGACAACATCGTTAAGAAGAGCGACAAGATGCCATGGTACAACGGCCCAACCCTCATTGAGGCCCTCGACCAGATCCCAGAGCCAGAGAAGCCAGTTGACAAGCCACTAAGAATCCCAATCCAGGATGTGTACTCAATTAAGGGTGTCGGTACCGTTCCAGTCGGTAGGGTTGAGACCGGTAAGCTCAAGGTCGGTGACGTTGTGATCTTTGAGCCAGCATCAACGATCTTCCACAAGCCAATACAGGGTGAAGTCAAGAGCATTGAGATGCACCACGAGCCACTACAAGAGGCCCTCCCAGGTGACAACATAGGATTCAACGTCAGAGGTGTCAGCAAGAACGACATCAAGAGAGGTGACGTTGCTGGTCACCCAGACAAGCCACCAACAGTCGTAAGGACCAAGGACACATTCAAGGCCCAGATCATCGTCCTCAACCACCCAACTGCAATTACGGTCGGTTACAGCCCAGTCCTACACGCCCACACTGCCCAGGTTCCAGTCAGGTTCGAGCAGTTACTCGCTAAGATCGACCCAAGGACTGGTAACATCACCGAGGAGAACCCACAGTTCATCAAGACCGGTGACTCAGCTATCGTCGTTCTAAGGCCAATGAAGCCAGTCGTCCTTGAGCCCGTCAAGGAGCTTCCACAGCTCGGTAGGTTCGCTATCAGAGACATGGGTATGACCATCGCAGCTGGAATGGTTATCTCAATCCAGAAGGGTGAGTGATCTCCCTTCTCTTCTTTAATTCTTGGG belongs to Pyrococcus abyssi GE5 and includes:
- the tuf gene encoding translation elongation factor EF-1 subunit alpha, translating into MPKEKPHVNIVFIGHVDHGKSTTIGRLLYDTGNIPETIIKKFEEMGEKGKSFKFAWVMDRLKEERERGITIDVAHTKFETPHRYITIIDAPGHRDFVKNMITGASQADAAVLVVAATDGVMPQTKEHAFLARTLGIKHIIVTINKMDMVNYDQKVFEKVKAQVEKLLRTLGYKDFPVIPTSAWNGDNIVKKSDKMPWYNGPTLIEALDQIPEPEKPVDKPLRIPIQDVYSIKGVGTVPVGRVETGKLKVGDVVIFEPASTIFHKPIQGEVKSIEMHHEPLQEALPGDNIGFNVRGVSKNDIKRGDVAGHPDKPPTVVRTKDTFKAQIIVLNHPTAITVGYSPVLHAHTAQVPVRFEQLLAKIDPRTGNITEENPQFIKTGDSAIVVLRPMKPVVLEPVKELPQLGRFAIRDMGMTIAAGMVISIQKGE